In the genome of Massilibacillus massiliensis, one region contains:
- a CDS encoding TIM barrel protein, which produces MLELVNLSNYRMDTERLIYNKKENLEKFLTKHHLDGIEMMFCEPWDQSLHEKRFIQGVHLNFWHYWLEFWRGDLKSVEKQLGSRRAIIECYGGVNRSDWLKLYAQNLKIASQTQAKYFVFHVSHARLDEVFSWKFHASSEEVIDATIELVNALVNQIPQNTTLLFENLWWPGLTLVNKRLVEKLLTQVQHEHVGIMLDTGHLMNTNQRLKNQDEAIDYVLQCVENLGEYRTFIKGLHLHYSLSGTYVASCMQNKIDTNRTSGEIMEHILKIDEHLPFSTPQVKKLISYIQPEFLVHEFMQKDAEDWQRKLEIQQNAIK; this is translated from the coding sequence ATGTTAGAACTTGTGAATTTATCAAATTATCGTATGGATACGGAACGGCTTATCTATAATAAAAAAGAAAATCTAGAAAAATTTTTGACAAAGCATCATTTGGATGGAATTGAAATGATGTTTTGTGAACCTTGGGATCAGTCATTGCATGAAAAAAGGTTCATACAGGGGGTGCATTTAAATTTTTGGCATTATTGGCTGGAGTTTTGGCGCGGTGATTTAAAAAGTGTTGAGAAACAGCTTGGCAGCAGGCGGGCGATTATTGAATGCTATGGCGGGGTTAACAGAAGTGATTGGTTAAAACTTTATGCCCAAAATCTTAAAATTGCCAGTCAAACGCAAGCAAAATATTTTGTGTTTCACGTGAGTCATGCAAGATTGGATGAAGTTTTTAGTTGGAAGTTTCACGCAAGCAGTGAAGAGGTGATTGATGCTACGATTGAATTGGTAAATGCATTGGTCAACCAGATTCCCCAAAATACAACGCTGTTGTTTGAAAATCTCTGGTGGCCGGGTTTGACTTTAGTGAATAAGCGTTTGGTGGAAAAATTGCTTACACAGGTACAGCACGAGCATGTTGGGATTATGCTAGACACGGGACATTTAATGAATACCAACCAGCGGTTAAAAAATCAAGATGAGGCCATCGACTATGTGCTGCAGTGCGTGGAGAATTTAGGGGAATATCGCACCTTTATTAAGGGGCTGCATTTGCACTATTCTTTATCCGGTACATATGTTGCAAGTTGTATGCAGAATAAGATAGATACAAATCGGACAAGTGGTGAGATTATGGAGCATATCCTTAAAATTGATGAACATTTGCCTTTTTCAACACCGCAAGTGAAGAAACTTATTTCGTATATTCAACCAGAATTTTTGGTGCATGAATTTATGCAAAAAGATGCTGAAGATTGGCAGCGTAAACTTGAAATACAGCAAAATGCAATAAAGTGA
- a CDS encoding energy transducer TonB, whose translation MEECMRWKKAIFISLFVHGVSICFGFLYLHFTPVMLKTEEYTEIIIVRDKEELETSDAQTNLDNTEYKAEQVSRQHLQNNRKQSAHQGTVGDAKAAFGAAAGIRGDIAIAGFGDGREEAGLINGSADHEFGDHESDGPKGDQSRSATLNASVEPVYPERDRRANREGVVWLEFTVLPDGAIINVEILKSDCSAAMEKAAIDCVKKWEYTPARDANGVKVAARKKAKVTFNLRNQ comes from the coding sequence ATGGAAGAGTGTATGCGCTGGAAAAAAGCAATTTTTATTTCGCTTTTTGTGCATGGAGTTTCCATATGCTTTGGCTTTCTTTATTTGCATTTTACACCAGTGATGCTTAAGACAGAAGAATACACAGAGATTATTATAGTTCGAGATAAGGAAGAATTAGAAACTTCAGATGCTCAGACTAACTTGGACAATACTGAATATAAGGCTGAACAAGTTAGTCGGCAGCATTTACAGAATAACCGAAAGCAATCTGCGCACCAAGGCACAGTAGGAGATGCAAAAGCAGCATTTGGAGCTGCTGCGGGGATACGTGGTGATATTGCAATAGCCGGTTTTGGTGATGGAAGAGAAGAAGCAGGCTTAATTAATGGCAGTGCTGATCACGAGTTCGGGGATCATGAGAGTGACGGCCCAAAGGGAGATCAAAGTCGTTCAGCAACATTAAATGCGTCAGTAGAGCCCGTTTACCCGGAACGAGATAGACGAGCAAATAGGGAGGGCGTTGTTTGGCTGGAGTTTACGGTTTTGCCGGATGGGGCAATTATCAATGTAGAAATTTTAAAATCTGATTGTTCTGCTGCGATGGAAAAAGCAGCAATTGATTGCGTTAAAAAATGGGAATACACACCGGCGCGTGATGCGAATGGAGTGAAGGTAGCAGCTCGCAAAAAAGCAAAAGTGACCTTTAACCTTAGAAATCAATAG
- a CDS encoding MotA/TolQ/ExbB proton channel family protein → MEWLMEGFHMFRAGGPVMYLILLCSCIVLCIGVERYLYYKNIKNNPKQFIEKLTLFIEANQWENAKTLCEEERGIVARVAWRGIDCFVGKTGNVESVLEGEASLAAAKLRENLNHLDMIVTIAPLLGLLGTVIGMIGSFSVMHVKNGQPLEITGGVGEALVATASGLCVAVMAMVFYSYFNHRLDRVITNLEEVCLLFVSHMKQEKKS, encoded by the coding sequence GTGGAATGGTTAATGGAAGGATTCCATATGTTTAGAGCGGGTGGACCGGTCATGTATTTGATTTTATTGTGTTCATGTATTGTTCTATGTATTGGTGTTGAGCGGTATCTGTATTATAAAAATATTAAAAATAATCCAAAACAGTTTATAGAGAAACTTACATTGTTTATAGAAGCAAATCAATGGGAGAATGCTAAAACTCTGTGCGAAGAGGAGCGTGGAATTGTCGCCCGTGTTGCTTGGCGTGGCATTGATTGCTTTGTGGGAAAAACAGGGAATGTGGAAAGTGTGCTGGAGGGAGAAGCTTCTTTAGCTGCTGCGAAACTTAGAGAAAATCTCAATCATTTGGATATGATTGTTACCATTGCGCCATTATTGGGATTGTTAGGTACTGTGATTGGGATGATTGGCTCATTTAGTGTAATGCATGTTAAAAATGGACAACCCTTGGAAATTACCGGCGGTGTAGGAGAAGCGTTGGTCGCGACAGCATCGGGTTTATGTGTGGCTGTTATGGCAATGGTTTTTTACAGCTATTTCAATCATAGATTAGATCGTGTTATTACCAATTTAGAAGAGGTATGTTTGTTGTTTGTTTCGCATATGAAGCAGGAGAAAAAATCATGA
- a CDS encoding ABC transporter ATP-binding protein encodes MEECFVLAAEHVSVTIGQQQILDDLNLQAREGEFIGIIGPNGAGKSTFLKALRGLNKNISGSVKIFGKEMAQFDDKEIARKIAYMQQDVNLDFGFSVLKVVLAGRYPYLSWWQNEGKSDYEIARNYMRFTGVEDLAAKKVNQLSGGECQRVLLAKVLAQETPLLYLDEPTASLDLAYQEEIFRYCQKLCKEGKTILIVVHDIRLAAKFCSRLVLLADGKIIEDGRPEKVITKENLKQAFQLDAVVYKNPITGILDIHTLGNRLPLIQQKKVHIIGGNGSSGEMIRALYKWGFDISIGILEKNDIDAAVAEAFAVHRMIVPNYQQINAEQKLAVQRFVENADWVILTNDTYTEENYFNLELAFFSRNLIVIEDTPIDTRDFTQQKASRLYESLLQRKKVRVEKSNTFLKQFGIAIE; translated from the coding sequence ATGGAAGAGTGTTTTGTTTTGGCTGCGGAGCATGTATCCGTCACAATTGGTCAACAACAAATTTTAGACGATTTAAATTTGCAGGCAAGAGAAGGTGAGTTCATTGGTATCATAGGGCCAAATGGTGCGGGGAAAAGCACTTTTTTAAAAGCTTTGCGAGGATTGAATAAGAATATTTCTGGTTCAGTGAAAATTTTTGGTAAAGAAATGGCACAATTTGATGACAAAGAAATTGCGCGTAAGATTGCTTATATGCAACAAGATGTTAATTTGGATTTTGGGTTCTCCGTTTTAAAGGTTGTTTTAGCGGGTCGCTATCCCTATTTGTCATGGTGGCAAAATGAGGGGAAGTCAGATTATGAAATTGCACGTAATTATATGCGATTTACTGGTGTAGAAGACTTGGCAGCAAAAAAGGTCAATCAGTTATCGGGGGGAGAATGTCAACGCGTTTTGCTGGCAAAAGTGCTTGCACAGGAAACACCGTTGCTTTATTTAGATGAACCGACTGCTAGTTTGGATTTAGCATATCAAGAAGAAATTTTTCGCTATTGTCAAAAACTTTGTAAAGAAGGAAAGACCATTTTGATTGTGGTTCATGATATTAGGTTGGCAGCAAAATTTTGTTCAAGATTAGTATTGCTGGCAGATGGGAAAATCATAGAGGATGGCAGACCTGAGAAGGTTATTACAAAAGAAAATTTAAAACAAGCATTTCAATTAGATGCTGTTGTATATAAGAATCCGATAACAGGAATTTTGGATATTCATACATTGGGAAATCGTTTACCTTTGATACAGCAGAAAAAAGTTCACATCATTGGTGGAAATGGTTCAAGTGGTGAGATGATTCGTGCACTTTATAAATGGGGATTTGATATTAGTATTGGGATTTTAGAAAAAAACGATATCGATGCAGCGGTTGCAGAGGCTTTTGCGGTGCATCGCATGATCGTACCGAACTATCAACAAATCAATGCAGAGCAAAAGCTTGCCGTGCAACGGTTCGTTGAAAATGCCGATTGGGTTATATTGACCAATGATACGTATACGGAAGAAAATTATTTTAATTTAGAGCTGGCGTTCTTTTCAAGAAATTTGATTGTAATTGAAGATACGCCTATCGACACGCGTGATTTTACACAGCAAAAGGCAAGCAGGCTTTATGAAAGTTTATTGCAAAGAAAAAAAGTGCGTGTAGAAAAAAGCAATACTTTTCTTAAACAATTTGGAATTGCAATCGAATGA
- a CDS encoding ABC transporter substrate-binding protein, with protein sequence MIKRRIVWSIIILCSIFFHGCNFQDATIHENDGYEAVDSQGIKIKLEAKPQRIVSLTLCSDEILLSLVDDKRLAACSSRAADYGISNIAVQAQDIPVLSSKSVEGVFACRPDLVIASDWLPTELIESLREVGLQVYVYKTPATIAEVKTLVMKFGELVGEEERSKSVVEEMNAVLSKVQEKANKISEHERKVVMALSFMGCYGGKGSMLDDIYKYAGVVNGAAIAGLEKNDVLAKEQLVAVNPDFIMIPTWDYEGKGIENFKQEVIDDPAFSTVKAVKNKQLIQVEDKYTYCTSQYVVYAVRDLIEVVYP encoded by the coding sequence ATGATAAAGCGCCGTATTGTATGGAGTATAATCATCCTTTGCAGTATTTTCTTTCATGGATGTAACTTTCAGGATGCGACAATTCATGAGAATGATGGTTATGAAGCTGTTGATAGTCAAGGCATAAAGATAAAATTGGAAGCAAAACCGCAGCGAATTGTATCACTTACGTTATGCAGTGATGAAATTTTATTATCATTAGTGGATGATAAGCGTCTGGCGGCCTGTTCCTCACGTGCAGCAGATTATGGAATCTCTAATATTGCGGTCCAGGCGCAGGATATACCTGTATTAAGCAGTAAGAGTGTGGAAGGTGTTTTCGCATGCAGGCCGGATCTCGTGATTGCTTCAGATTGGCTGCCAACCGAGCTCATCGAGAGTTTACGAGAGGTTGGGCTGCAGGTATACGTTTATAAGACGCCGGCGACGATTGCAGAGGTCAAAACTTTAGTTATGAAATTCGGCGAATTAGTTGGCGAAGAGGAACGCAGTAAATCTGTTGTAGAAGAAATGAATGCCGTGTTGTCAAAAGTACAAGAAAAGGCAAATAAAATTTCAGAGCATGAACGCAAGGTTGTTATGGCATTATCCTTTATGGGGTGTTATGGCGGGAAGGGGAGTATGCTGGATGATATTTATAAATATGCCGGTGTAGTCAATGGCGCTGCGATTGCCGGTTTAGAAAAAAATGATGTGTTAGCGAAAGAGCAGCTGGTTGCTGTGAATCCCGATTTTATTATGATTCCTACTTGGGATTATGAAGGAAAGGGTATTGAAAACTTTAAGCAGGAAGTAATCGATGATCCTGCATTTTCTACGGTTAAAGCGGTTAAAAACAAACAATTAATTCAAGTGGAGGATAAATACACATACTGTACTTCACAGTATGTTGTCTATGCCGTGCGGGATTTAATTGAAGTGGTTTATCCATGA
- a CDS encoding sirohydrochlorin cobaltochelatase, which produces MKQFLCTLLVVAFTVSAVLATHHSVASASAAKKAIVVVSFGTTFDDARKACIESVENEIKAAFPDYEVRRAFTSRIVMKRLADRGIYADTLEQALDKLKAEGYTEVVIQSTHLTPGEEYDKKVIAPVKTYENSFQSIKIGRPVLMNDGTDGKVDDFAIAVKALKTQLPKVQKGQEIVFMGHGSPHQHNPAYQALQNEFDAAKMPVTIGVVEETDHPNFEDVVARLAAKKSVKSVLLMPLMLVAGDHANNDMAGDEDDSWKNLLKAEGYQVDTYVHGLGENKAIQKIYVQHVKDAIAGKN; this is translated from the coding sequence ATGAAGCAGTTTTTATGTACTTTGTTAGTCGTTGCTTTTACAGTTTCAGCAGTATTGGCAACACATCACTCGGTGGCAAGTGCAAGTGCCGCTAAAAAAGCAATTGTAGTTGTAAGTTTTGGAACAACTTTTGATGACGCGAGAAAAGCGTGTATCGAAAGCGTTGAAAACGAAATTAAGGCGGCTTTTCCAGACTATGAAGTGCGTCGTGCATTCACATCAAGAATTGTAATGAAAAGATTAGCCGACCGCGGCATTTATGCAGATACTTTGGAACAAGCATTGGACAAGCTGAAAGCGGAAGGATATACTGAGGTTGTAATACAGTCAACACATCTTACGCCAGGAGAAGAATACGATAAAAAAGTCATTGCTCCAGTGAAGACTTATGAGAATTCTTTCCAAAGTATTAAAATTGGCAGACCTGTTCTTATGAATGATGGAACAGATGGGAAAGTAGATGATTTCGCAATTGCTGTGAAAGCGTTGAAAACACAACTTCCAAAGGTTCAAAAAGGACAAGAGATCGTATTTATGGGGCATGGATCTCCACATCAACACAATCCAGCTTATCAAGCATTGCAAAATGAATTTGATGCAGCGAAAATGCCTGTAACGATTGGTGTTGTAGAGGAAACTGATCATCCAAATTTTGAAGATGTAGTTGCTCGTTTAGCAGCGAAAAAATCTGTAAAATCAGTATTGTTGATGCCATTGATGCTTGTTGCCGGTGATCATGCAAATAATGATATGGCTGGCGATGAAGATGATTCTTGGAAAAATTTATTGAAAGCAGAAGGATATCAAGTAGATACTTATGTTCATGGTTTAGGTGAAAATAAAGCAATACAAAAGATTTATGTGCAACATGTAAAAGATGCAATTGCAGGTAAGAACTAA
- a CDS encoding ExbD/TolR family protein, protein MKLRNLRSERSPKLMIIPMIDIIFFLLVFFMMSTLYRIEQNLVPMQLPYASAQKAQTDHSISVTVLPNGNILFENEEIVFAVLGQMAKSELRKNKESIFVLKADKKTEYGEVVAALDELKSAGISKIAIATERKER, encoded by the coding sequence ATGAAACTACGTAATTTACGATCAGAACGCAGTCCTAAATTAATGATTATTCCGATGATTGATATTATATTTTTCTTGTTGGTATTCTTTATGATGAGTACGCTTTATCGGATTGAGCAAAATCTTGTTCCGATGCAGCTTCCTTATGCTTCAGCACAAAAGGCACAAACAGACCATAGTATTTCTGTCACTGTACTGCCGAATGGAAATATCTTATTTGAAAATGAAGAAATCGTTTTTGCAGTACTTGGTCAGATGGCAAAAAGTGAATTGCGTAAAAATAAAGAAAGTATATTTGTGCTAAAAGCTGATAAGAAAACAGAATATGGCGAAGTAGTGGCTGCATTGGATGAATTAAAATCAGCGGGAATCAGCAAAATTGCCATTGCAACAGAACGAAAGGAACGATAA